The following is a genomic window from Alkalilimnicola sp. S0819.
GAGCGAAAGCGCCACAATTCGGACAGGCGATACCCGGTGTAGCGCCCCAGCAGCAGAGTCGCCGCCAGCACCACCAGCAGCAGCTCGGGGAACACGAACACCAGGTGCTGGACGAGCGCTTGATTCATCACCAGATAACCGAGCACCGCCACCAGCAGGCTGCCGAAACCCTGCTGAAAGGCATCCCGCGCGCCGTGCTCTTCCCACACCAGCGACATCCGCTCCACGGTCATGGCGAGAATGACCATGGGAAACAGGGCCACGGATAGCGCCCGGTCCAGCCCCAGCTGATGGCTCAGCAGGCTGATGCCCACCATGATCAGGATCACCAGGGTGAGCACCGCGGCCAGGCGCGGCACCAGCAAGAGCTTGAGATGTTCCAGATACCGCCGCAACAGCAGGCCGATAGCGACGATCATGATGAACAGGGTGATGCCCCAGAGCAGCCGGGTCTCGCGAAAGGCCAGCGCGATCAGCACCGGCATGAAGGTGCCGAAGGTCTTCACGCCCACCACATTGCGCAACAGCACCACCAGCAAGGCCCCTATGGGCACCGCCAGCAGTATCCGATAGGCGTTCTGGGTATTCACCGGCAGCCCGTAGAGGGAATATTTCGCCAGGCCCGCGTTGTCACGCTGGGCCAGTTCAACCACGTCCCGCTCACCCAGCGCGGCGGAGAACTCCACCTGAGCGGGCGATCCGCCGCTGGTGGTCACCAGCGGGCCATCGCCCACCCGCCAGACCAGAGCGTTCCCGGGCAGGCCGGGCGCGCCGCTGACCGGGTCGTAACTCAGCCAGCGCTGCCCCTCGTGCACCTGCAACCAGGGCTGCAGGCTGCCCTGACGCATGCCGTCCTCCATGGGCAGCAGCCAAACGATACGAGCGGGGATGCGCGCGCCGGCCAACACCCATATCAGCCGCCGCACAGACTCCGCCGAGCCCGGCGCGTTCTCGCGCAGCAGCCGCACATGATCGTCCGGCTGCTCGGCGCCGAAGCGGCGCAACAGGGCGCGAGTGAAGGAGGCGATATCCGCCGATTCGCCCCGCACCGTCTCCAGCAGCGCGGTCACCGCCGAGCCGTAGGGCTCCGGGTAATCCGGCACGGCGGGATAGGCCGGAGGCTCCCACTGGGTATCCGCCACTTCGGCGCGCGGCGTCATCTGCAAGCGATAGTAAAGCACCTGTTCGCCGCGGGCGCGACGCACGGCCCACCGAGCCAGGCGGTTGTCGCCCCGCTGCTCGGTGGCCAGACCGTAGTTGCTGGAGATGAAGTCCTCCCCCAGGCGGCGATGCCCCGCCAACTGCTCGGCGGGAATCGCCAGATCCAGCTTGGCCGGCCCGCCCTCGGCCTCGAACTTCACCCGGGCCTCCACCGTCCAGACCCGCGCCTGCTCAGTGGGCAGCAGCGGCAGACCCAGCATCTGAGACTTGTACCAGGCCATGCCGATCCCGGTGACCAGCAGCAGCAGCGCCAGCACCCGCACGGAGGGATCACGAAGGGCCATCGCTCAGCCCGCGCCCTGTTCGCAGCCACCGGGGCCAACGAACTCGTTGCCCGGATCGATCAAGGCCACATCAGCCAGGAAGCGGCGCCCCAACAGCACCGGGTAGATGAAGCGGCTACGGTCGACGAGGGAGAACTCCGCGGTGTGGGTTTCCCCGCCCAGGCAGAAGTCCATCTCCACCACCGGGCGACGATCGGAGGGGCCTGCGTGATTCTTGATCAGCACATCGCGCGCGAGCGGGCGTTCGAAGACTTGCCGCTTTTCCTTGCCGTGGTTCTCCAGATCCACGGTAAAGCGCACCCAAGGGGCACCGTCGCGCTCGAAGCGCTCGATATTCTCGGCATGCATGGAGGCGGTGTTCGCGCCACTGTCCAGCTTCGCCTTGATCCGCCAGCCTGTTGAGCCCACGTGCAGGTACTCGACCCAACCGAGCACCACCCGCTGCGAGGGGGTGTCACCACCCGCCTGCACCGGCGCGGCAAACAACAGACAGAGCAGGATCCGCGCGAGCTCGCGACGCATGAAACACACCTTTACTTCGCCGTGGGGTCGCCCATTGTCGGCAGTCAGTAAAAGTGTGACAAGAGTCTCTATATGACGACAGTTGCGGGGAAAAACGGGCTCAGAGGGAGACTTCCACCCGGTTGCGGCCGTTCTCCTTGGCCCGGTACAGGGCCTGGTCGGCGCGCTCGATGAAGCTCTTTCGGTCCTCGCCCGGGCGCAGATTCGCGCAGCCAAAGCTTGCCGTGATACTGATCCACTGCTCGTCGATCAGAAACGGCGTGCCGGCCACTTCCTGGCGCACGCGCTCGGCACAGGCGCGGGCCCCATCCAGATCGCAGCGGGGCAGCAGCACCACGAACTCCTCCCCCCCATAGCGGCAGACCACGTCCATGCTGCGCGCCACGGTCTGGATACGCCTGGCCACTTCCCGCAGGGCCTGGTTGCCCGCCTCGTGGCCGTGGGTGTCGTTGAAGCGCTTGAAGTGATCCACGTCGATCAGCATCACCGAAAGCCCCTGCTTGCGGCTCTGGCGTTGGGCTTCGCTGATGCGGTGGCCCAGCTCGGACTCGAAGAAGCCGAAGTTGTGCAGCCCGGTCAGCCGGTCGGTCACCGCCTGCTCCGCCAGCAGTTCGACCTTCTGGCGCAGGCTTTCGTTGAGTTCGTTGATGGACTGGTTCTGCTTGGCCACCAGCTCGTAGAGCTGGGCATTGCCCAGGCTGGTGCCGACGAAGTCTCCGAGCAGATCGATCAGCTCCTGCATGTCTTCGTCCAGGCTTACCGGCTCGCGCAGGCTTGCCAACCACAGCACGCCCACGGCCTGCTGCTTGCGCCGTATGGGCACCAGCAGGAAGGTGCGCGGCTCACCCAGGGCCTGCAGAGCCGCCAGGTCGTTATCCGCCATGGGCAGATCGCGGATCTGGGCCGCATCCGCCAGGTAAAGCGGCGAATTCTGCATGAATACGATGGGCAGGGCGCCGGCATCCACCCGCAGCGGATAGTGCGCGTCACGGTAGAAAGCCCAGGCGCGCTCGCGCTCCAGCTCGAAGCCAGGCCGAGTCTGCACCGACTGGACCTTGAGCTCATCGCCCTCCTGCAGAGCCACGCCGATCAGATCGAAGGGGAAGCGGCGCAGGAACTCCTCGGAGATCGCCTCGTAGATGAGCTCACTGGAGCGCAGATCGTTGACTCGGGCCACAAAGCGCAGGAACGCCTTCTGGTCGCGCTCGGCGGCCTCCAACGCCCTCTCCCGCCGGCGCACCGATTCATGGTAGCGGGCGTGGGCAAGCTGGTTGGCGAAACATTCGACCAATTCGTCCAGACGCTCACGGCCTTGCGCCGAGAGGGTCTTCTGATCGCACAGCAGCACCGCCACCGAACCCAGCACCCCCGAGCGGGCTACCAGGGGCAGCACCAGGATGGCGCTCAGCCCCATGAAGCGAAAACGGGTACGCACACCCTCGGGGCACTCCGCCAGGGTGTCCTGGTCGATGTAGACCGGGGCGCTGCTGTTCACGCAGCGGCTGTGCAGATCGTCGCCGCCCAGGGGAATGCGGGTATGTCGGTAGGTATCCTCCAGCGCCGCGTGGGCAGGAGGCAGCCGCAGCATGCGAAAATCCAGATACTGCCGCGCATCATCCGCCAGGGTGACCAGATAACCGTCCACTTCCGACAGGGCATCCAGCTCATCGCCGAGCAAATCCAGCAGCACGTCCAGATCGATGGTCGCGCTGATGGTCTTAAGCAGCTGCGTGTCCGCACAGCCCCGGAGTTCGGGCAGGGTTTCCGTCATGAACCGGCTCGCTAAACGCCGTTTATAAAAGAATTATTAGGCACGTCGCGGCCGAATATAACGCAGCCCCCGACAAAGGTGAACACCGGCTCAGTGTCTCCTTCATCCCCAAGCGGTAAACGGCTCCGTCAACGAACGGGTGAGCACCAAGGCGTCTTCCCGACCCTGCTCCGCGGGATAGTAGTCCTTGCGGCGGCCCACGACACGAAAGCCGAGCTGCTCGTAGAGGCGCCGAGCGGGCACATTGCCGGGGCGGACCTCCAGCAACAGGCACTCGGCGCCCAGGCGGGCGGCCTGGGCCAGCGCGTGGCGCAGCAGACGCCCACCCAGGCCCCGGGACTGAAAGTCGGGATCCACGCAGAGATTGAGCAGATGCGCCTCACCGGCCGCGCAGGACATCACCGCGTAACCGCGCAAAGCCTGGGCATCCAGGCCGACCCAACAGCTATAACCGACCCGAACGCAATCGCGGAAGATGCCCTCGGTCCAGGGATAGGGGTAGGCGCGCCGCTCCACCGCCATGACCTGGGGAATATCCGCTTGGCTCATGGGGCGTATCAGCAGCGGGGGCTCATCCAGCACTCGGGCGCTCACGCCGCCTCCCGGCGCAGCAGAGCCATGCCACGCTTGAGATCCTGCCAGGCCTTGGCCTTTTCGGAGGGCATGCGCAGCAGGTAGGCCGGGTGATAACTGACCAGCAGCGGTATGCCCGTGGCACCGTAGTGGTGGGCGCGGCCACGCAGTCGCCCCAAGGGCTCATCACTGGCCAGCAGACTCTGCGCGGCCACCCGTCCCAGGGCGAGAATCAGCCCAGGCTGCAGCAGCTCCACCTGGCGTTGCAACCAGGGCGCGCAGGCGCGCAATTCCTCGGGGCGCGGATCCCGGTTGCGGGGCGGGCGACATTTCAAGGTATTGGCGATGAACACCTGCTCCCGGGCAAGGCCCATCGCCAGCAGCATATTATCCAGCAGCCCGCCGGCGG
Proteins encoded in this region:
- a CDS encoding inactive transglutaminase family protein, which encodes MALRDPSVRVLALLLLVTGIGMAWYKSQMLGLPLLPTEQARVWTVEARVKFEAEGGPAKLDLAIPAEQLAGHRRLGEDFISSNYGLATEQRGDNRLARWAVRRARGEQVLYYRLQMTPRAEVADTQWEPPAYPAVPDYPEPYGSAVTALLETVRGESADIASFTRALLRRFGAEQPDDHVRLLRENAPGSAESVRRLIWVLAGARIPARIVWLLPMEDGMRQGSLQPWLQVHEGQRWLSYDPVSGAPGLPGNALVWRVGDGPLVTTSGGSPAQVEFSAALGERDVVELAQRDNAGLAKYSLYGLPVNTQNAYRILLAVPIGALLVVLLRNVVGVKTFGTFMPVLIALAFRETRLLWGITLFIMIVAIGLLLRRYLEHLKLLLVPRLAAVLTLVILIMVGISLLSHQLGLDRALSVALFPMVILAMTVERMSLVWEEHGARDAFQQGFGSLLVAVLGYLVMNQALVQHLVFVFPELLLVVLAATLLLGRYTGYRLSELWRFRSAAAARELS
- a CDS encoding ATP-dependent zinc protease, with the protein product MRRELARILLCLLFAAPVQAGGDTPSQRVVLGWVEYLHVGSTGWRIKAKLDSGANTASMHAENIERFERDGAPWVRFTVDLENHGKEKRQVFERPLARDVLIKNHAGPSDRRPVVEMDFCLGGETHTAEFSLVDRSRFIYPVLLGRRFLADVALIDPGNEFVGPGGCEQGAG
- a CDS encoding GGDEF domain-containing protein gives rise to the protein MTETLPELRGCADTQLLKTISATIDLDVLLDLLGDELDALSEVDGYLVTLADDARQYLDFRMLRLPPAHAALEDTYRHTRIPLGGDDLHSRCVNSSAPVYIDQDTLAECPEGVRTRFRFMGLSAILVLPLVARSGVLGSVAVLLCDQKTLSAQGRERLDELVECFANQLAHARYHESVRRRERALEAAERDQKAFLRFVARVNDLRSSELIYEAISEEFLRRFPFDLIGVALQEGDELKVQSVQTRPGFELERERAWAFYRDAHYPLRVDAGALPIVFMQNSPLYLADAAQIRDLPMADNDLAALQALGEPRTFLLVPIRRKQQAVGVLWLASLREPVSLDEDMQELIDLLGDFVGTSLGNAQLYELVAKQNQSINELNESLRQKVELLAEQAVTDRLTGLHNFGFFESELGHRISEAQRQSRKQGLSVMLIDVDHFKRFNDTHGHEAGNQALREVARRIQTVARSMDVVCRYGGEEFVVLLPRCDLDGARACAERVRQEVAGTPFLIDEQWISITASFGCANLRPGEDRKSFIERADQALYRAKENGRNRVEVSL
- the rimI gene encoding ribosomal protein S18-alanine N-acetyltransferase, whose translation is MSARVLDEPPLLIRPMSQADIPQVMAVERRAYPYPWTEGIFRDCVRVGYSCWVGLDAQALRGYAVMSCAAGEAHLLNLCVDPDFQSRGLGGRLLRHALAQAARLGAECLLLEVRPGNVPARRLYEQLGFRVVGRRKDYYPAEQGREDALVLTRSLTEPFTAWG